The stretch of DNA ATAATTCAGATTAAACATTAATGAGCAATAAAGCAACCATATAAAGAACAAAACTTACATCATAAGTATGAATTTACCTCTAACAAAAAAGATGCTTTGTCCCTCTTTTGATCACTGTGTGGAATAAGCTCTCGTAGCATCTGAAACCTACATGATTGATTCAAATGTTCTATAAGATGATTATGAGCAATATATTTGTTCTGATTCATGAACTATTTAATTTGGCCCGCCCAAAATTAAAACCAGGCAATAATAAAAGCATACAATGCCCTGTAATGTACCTGCTTATACAGAGCACTCACCAAAGTCCGACAATCCCAGCCACAGTAAAAGGGTGGCTGACAAGTGACAAGGCTAAAAGATCAACCATAATTCTAATATAGCGCACTTAATTggtattattattacttttcctAAAAGCCATTCTTTTTAGGTACAGCTGACACCTTACACTATATCCAATAGTACGTGATTGTACATGCAGTTCATAATTAAGAAAAGGAAAGTTATTTTTAGGCCTCTTCCATCACAATTAGCAAGTGTCTCTTGTAACATCTAGAATAATTTCTATCAGCATAGTAACTAAGACTTGCCTGTCATTAATTTTGCTTCTTCTCCTCTGCTCTGTTGCAGAATGTTTTGATCTCGGTGTGTTTGGCTTTTGATCAGTACTCTTCCCATCCACTCTCACCCTTAGTTCTCCTGTAAATAATCGCCAATGTTTACCTCGTCAGAAAATTTCAAACAATTGACTTCGAAAGTAAATTAAAACGTATGTCTCAAGTAAATACTACTCACGAAACATTAAGTTAATCAGATTGGTGAAAAGGGGATCTTCAACGTTcaatactataaaataaaatttcgaaatgtaaattttttttttcaaaaaaatgtttgcttgctaatttaactttttattatcATTGATTAATTGAACCAGATCAAAAGATTATGATATATATATTGCCATAAAGATCATTGTGCATTCTGCGGCCTTTTGAAGCACGGAGAAATCCGAATTTACCTCTTTGAGTATTATTGGAGGATTCTCTCTTGAGAAAAAAGGTTCCTTCATTTTCTAGCACTTCATCCTGGGCACAATCCTGTGCAGATTTCATCATTTCCATAAAACTCTGGTTTTTCTGTCCAGTTGTCCTGTCGCATCAAGTTCAAAAGGTCagcataaacaaatatataaataaactatCTTAAAAGGCAACTATTCCAATTAAAATAAGGCGCAGAAACATTTAACAGAAGCTAGAGAGTAATATGACTAACTGAGATGAAGAGCGAGAGTTGAAGCTGCCATGGAGATTGTTAGAAAACGATTGAGATGTTCGCTCCGTCAATGTCCACTGCCCCAGCTTAGCAGCAGAATCTGCCACTGAACAAAGTGCTGTCAAATGTTATTTACCGTGGCAGATACATACCATGCAATCAgaatttgattatttattaataaGTATCGAGGTATAAAATTGGTTTGGTGATTTGTAGTGAAGTCAGGGAGTTGAAGAGTTAGTACAGATACAAAATTATTAAACTGTAATTATTaacaatatattaatattgacctttatatatatataaaaaaaaaatatcattaccAGTATAATAGTAGTAATTAACAATGCAAGACAAGGCGGTCGGTCATTTTAGTCAGAAGGTTTGCATTTTAGGCATATAATTTGTTGGCCGTTATTTGGGCCTTAATGCCTTATATGACTGTTGCGTAATAAAATTCTTTTTCAAGGGTTAGTACAGATTGGCAGCCATGCTGTAATAATAAACTAATTTGAGTTATCTTGGGATTGGTTTATATGTAAAGAGGGTAGaaaatcttattatatttattcgGAACCTATGGGATGTTTTAAAGCACTATAAAGTGTTTGGATGTTATAATGTGTTGGATTACTTATACTCTATATTAATACTAATACTtcttgcttataaaaaaatgcaagaCAAATATATTTCATGGTTACCTCCTATAATGGGCTTCTCGCCAACATTATTCTCTTTCCCTGTCTTTCCCTTTTTAATGTCAGACTCTTCCCACAATGTGAAACCGCTTGACGTATGTGAACTGCAGTTGGAGTTGTCATCGTTTCTATCTGCACTGGTTGCTTGATGCACTGTGAAAAGTGATGCTTCTGGCTTTGGAATCCTTTGATTATTATTGACGTAGGAATTAATGTGGCTGATACTGTAAGTCCCAATTCCTCCAGGTAAGATGTGCTCAACTGAAGCTGGTGTTGCTAAAGGCGGTTGATTCTGAACCACAGATGAGATTTCATCGGTGGCTTCTTCCTTGGTATCGGATTTCGTTTCTACTTGTTCTAGTGGCCGCAAGAAATCATGGGTCTTGAGGTAACTAGCTGTTCATATACATGAAAGAAagcaatttaaaaaaaacaaatgaaagaaGCAAGATATAACATGTAGGTAATGGGAAGTAAAACAATTTCCTTCATATGATCGAAATAGTTTTGAAAACATAAATCTTGCAAACGATTCTGCAAAAAGCTGATGCATGTTATATATATGTAAGATAATTACACTTTAATGAAAGACAAACGGGCAGTAAACTGCGCCGCTAACTCTTTTTAGATGGCAAAACCGCTCTTAAAGGATGATGCATATGGTTTTCATTTCTAGTTAAATATGGTGCATGAAGCAAAAGACCCGTCAGCATATATGCCAAATAAGTGCATTACTGCATAGGCAAGTATTATTCCTCTTCCGCGTTTTGAAAACTATTTCTCAGAAATAGAATATGAAATTTCGTCAAGAATAAAAGAAAGAGTATACGAAATAattattcatctttttttttttggcacacaTTGCATCATCTTtaattttaaacatttttaCATGTCTAATTTATCTTATTAGAGATATTCATTCtgttcaacattttttttcttctgtgttTGCTCGCTCAGTTATTTGTTTTCCTTGAGTCTTAGCTTTTGTTTTGTCGGTTTTTGGCTATTATtttccaaataaaaaattatatttatattaaaacaCATTATTTGATCAAAACCTATTTGTCTAAAATTTTATGTATCATTTTTTTGAAACTCAGTATTTGAGAGTGAATAATCTGAATTCCAAGATTCGAGTCCGAGAGAGGAATAAGCTTAAGGTCTCATGCCTACATTCCATGTATTATACTTAAttttatgaacttttttttttgttgataaatctTATGAAcgttattttaaaacaaaaccaATGATTCTTACTTTCATTTCATTATTCTGccatatttatttgttattatttttaagttaaatatattgaaaaaatggagaataaatttttgttaattaattactaaACATAAACATGTAATTTTAGGCTCTGTTCGGTAAAATTAAGCTaagttagctgatagctgaaaagatagatgatagctgataagttagcttttagctgatagctgaaaagctagtggaataaaattaaagtgtttcaTAATTTTAGCTTTTGTAatcataaaatgacataaaattacatgattattttatgtgagtgggtagttatttttgtgagtttgtagttttttttgttaaaaaaataaagaaattaaaataacaaggttaaaattggaataaaaggtaaaaaacgataagctcaaatgctacttgaaatagcattttgaaaaaaagctataagatagtaaaaaaaacttattaccaaacacctctaattttatgaaacaaatttataagctactataataagctataaggtagcttatttgtgttaccaaacacacttATATggaaataataatatttcattttttttaaaatatgatctCATATCTTGAAACAAAACAATTGAGAAATTAAAACACCAAGATATTCATCTCTTTTAAGGAACTATCACAGTTTAGGTTACAGTACATGTTACATTAACCCAGTAACGAAGATTGTACCTTCTGTTGAGTCTGTTCACTAAAACTGTTCTTATGAAAGTGCCTAAAGTGTGTGTGAGACAGAGAGGGAGTACTGCAAATAGAAAAGTGAAAGAAAGCAAAACAAGACGTCCCAATGACattaatataaaacaaaattatcttaaaaattgtgcatttaatatattaaataacattaattttattttttatgatacgCTTAACTAGTGTTCCAGAAGTTTAGCATGacacataaattaaatattccCCTAAGAAATAACATAATTGGATacgtttcattttcattctcttAATTAAGATTTTTAAAATTGGTGAGGTGAGATCATGAGAGTAATTTTACGAATGAAAATAACTTGAAAAGTACACCACACGCACACGGGAATGCCAATCCCTCCTTATCGAGCCTGGTGTGAAACGTCACATCTCTGTGAGTCACATTTCCAAATTGGGCCCATTACCCGATCCTTTATTCGACGGTGTTAAATACATCTAATTAACACTTTTCCATTTCACGTTAATTCCTTCGGATTACTGCACCAtaggaaaatttatttattttatttagagaaccatttttattttattggttCACCAGTCACCATGGTCAAGAGTCAAGACTCAAGACAGAGCTCAAATATTAAAGAGGTCTTCACGTTGAACCCAGATTTTTAGAGTATTTCAACTGCTTTGAGACTTTGAGTTAGTAGGTTAAAGCAATAAGATGTCTAGTTCAAATTTtcacaaaagaataaaaataataatttaatacctaatttaatttaactttgtatgaactctttttttttttgttgatagatgaatgacaaagttattgaaaactcacacacaaagtggagtaaTCGGGGCTTGAACCCCATTAGCAATTTTGACATTACTACCTGTTGAGCTAGAATTTATGGACAATTTGAATGAAACTCTTTATCAACTAATCAACTCAATAACCTTTTCAGCTAAATAAAGGAAGACAAATTtgttaaatataataaatataataataatattattgtaaTAAAATACGTAGTCCATAAATAAGATTCATGGCCCAGAATGATCATGCGATTAAATAGAGGTCACGTGCAGGAACAAACATGATGTATATAACTGCTTTAATTTACAGTTGAATTATTTGAGGGAAAATTGACCGTGATGTAGAATTTATACTACGATATTTACAACCATGATCCCCACGTCAGAGAAAAACATGGCAACAACAGAGGAAAGAAAAATCTCACACAGCCGAATCATTTTCCATAATAATAATCACcagaaattaaaaaacaaaatacagtACCTTGAGCAGATGGCCTTGGATCTTGTTCTCCAGTTTGATTACTGTATAGCGACAGAAAATCATGCGTCGATTTCCTCCCTGGCGAGAAAAATATCTTAAAATCTCATCCAAACAAATTTAgatcaaattaataattaactattaattattttttcaaaaaataaaataaaatcataactaCTACCTTCGGCTCCACAAGGACGTGATTGAGGAAGCTCCATCAAAACCTGAATCTCACTTTTCTCTTCTGTTATGTAATTCAACGGAATTTTGAAATTCGGTCTTCACAAAGTTCAAATCTCATAGAACAAAATTCTGTTACTGCGTTGTAAGACTGAATTAACTTTGAGAATTCTGAAAGCTAAAACAGAGATGGAGAATTCGCTACTTTGATCAGATCGGAATTAAATAAACCGTAATTCTCTCGTTGTTAAGCTTTCTGTCTCCGATTAGTCGAAGATCGGAGACGCATTCGTTCAGTTCAGTTCACGAATAACTATGAATTCAAGCACTACGTCCTTACTCGTCAATCAAGAGCTTACAGGATCCAATTTTCGTTGCGAATTATATACGAATTGTAGTTTATACTTATCAAAAGAAGTTTTCGTCAATAATTTACCGCACAAAAGAATTTCGCTCCAAAGCTTCCTGTAAACGATTTCACAGAATCTCAAATCAGACATTACACATAAGAATCATAATTCGATTCAACTTCCATAATTCAACAAGTTCTCAGTTCTAATTATAGACTAAAACAACTCGTACTACCATAATTCAGCAAATTTAACACCAAAAAAGTAAAGATCCAAACTAAGAGATAAAGTAGCGCGCGAATTTCAACGAATTTGAAGGAATTGTTGAATTACCGTAATGATAGTGAGAGAATTCAGAAACTACACTTGAAGCAGAGCAAGATTTGGAACAGTAGCGGAAGATAGAAAAGATTCTGAGAGCGCTTATCTTTCTAATTCTAACTTGTTCTCTGTGGAACTGTATCGCGCTTTTTCGTTTAATCACTTTTGTAATCGATTCCTTTGTTACTCTGAAAACGAGCACTGCAGCGAAAGATGAGGTATCGGGTCCGACCCTTTATCTTTCTATAGAGTTTGAGAATTGATAATTGTGATGAAAGATGTTTTTATATACTTTCTCTTTGCTCTGTGTTTTCGCCATCCATTTTCATATGCTTTCTATTGTTTTTTTCTCCGTCAAATAATAAACTCCGTTTATAAACGACGTTGCGGCGGGTAACGGAGTTAAGTCCGTAATAAACGGTTTATTCTGTGCAAACGTCGCCGTTTCTTTAAACACACGGTAAGTAAACAAATGGGGAATTAGTGAAAACCTCGATTTATCTTCTCTCTGTTAActctattaaaaatattaaattatccttttctttttttattttttctatttgctCTTTTTATAATGCTTCGGCAATCCCCAAGCAGAtgtacatttttaatttttatttacgcTATCCGTGATCCTTTATTACGGAATTAATTTGGGTCGTGTCAGTAAAATATATCATTTGTGTCCTAAAATTTTCTTTAATctataagataagataagatatgCGTTACAGTACTACGAGAAAAACATTTATCCTGTGTCCTATATCCTCTCGATCACGGTGAATGTTAAACCAATACTCTCATTCTCATCGGTTACTTTTTACTTATCGTTTTACTTACGTTGAGTTTTGAGTTggttaataaaagttttttttttattgttgttaaaaaaaattaaggatattgttggtattataaaaGTTCATACAAAAACTCATGTAATCTTTTTATATATAGCATTGGCGGGTCAGGCAGACACGTTGTGTcaaacttatgtcaaaaaaaaatgtcatatattatggtgaatttgttaataaaaaaattttgccgctaaaaaaatatgtgtcttatgttatggtcagtttgttaataaaatcaatggtattattaatattatgaaaaattcacgtcaaaactcatgtattatctttatatatagtatagatatagatatagatagatgtaccaaaaaaaaaattaatatgttatgtaccaaaaaaaattaattttcaaatatatattaaatctttcttcaaaaaaaaatatatattaaatcttttacggtttcaacaactacttctaaatatttggaatttacatgagggcataatagacaaaatataactttaaattatcaaaatgacAAGTAatgtgaaacaatttttttttttctacaacgACAAGTAAAATGGAACATATAGGGagtatatgatttgaatttggTGCAATaattatagaatttaatttacataaacCTTcgttgtaaaaatattttacatgtGTATCCAATAATTTGTTGTCATGTCATTTGATGAATATGACATGTCATGcatccaataattttttttatgtatttagttaaatatttagaccaaatatattcacttttgtcgatcaatttttatttatgttttaaaatgaAGGGAGTATATCAgactttgtctaacatgcataGTCTTTCAAGTGGTGTATGATGCATAAGTagtgaaataaaattataacgaatacgaattttataaatttcatcgataaattgaaagtttatatcatacagattatttatataaaaaaattaaaaatggtttgtgagtttttttttttttgaagaagccaagtAATATATTAAAACATTTTAAGCACAAGGTATGCCTAAAAATAGGAAGAAATgtttacaaaaaataacactcaaaagaaacaaaacaacaccaaatcaaAAAGTCTGAACAAGTGGAAGAATTTAGCAACCAATGATTTAAATTGAAACAACATATTTTTTCCTAATTATATTGAATACAGCTAATTTTAatgggtctcaataatatataaaattattttcaatttcttttaaaaaatgtacGTACGATCTATATGatacaaattttcaatttaacggtgaattttataaaattcgtattcattattaGGGGTGTTCGCAGTGCTAgttgatagagttaagttaaACATTGCGGTTTGGTTTGACTCGATTTTTTGAAATGAAAACCGTAAACCAAACCGCACGGTTTAGAAGAAAATTGATCCATGCAATTCAAACTAAATACGATTTTTTGCACTTTTAATTGATTCGATTTACGATTTTAGTTTTGAATTAGTTCGAATATAAATACCTCAATTTATTCACTACATGTACATCTTAAGATGTTTGTACATGTTACACGTCGCCATTATATCatggttaaaaataaataaaagtttcataacaattattttttactgcACTAGCAACTAGCAAGTGATAAATGCAAGAAGAAACGACGGTCACGTGGAGTAGAAAGCATGACCGGAGCAATCGTTGACATGGGAACAGTGAGCAGTTGACGTccttaaaatgaaattaaagacATATAAATACGGATATGATGATTAGTGCACAGATCCCAATTAATATTATCCAactaaattgcatttaattaaAGCTAAACACTAGGAGTAAATAAACAtttgtgttgttttattttttaatctaaaagTTATAGAAAATGAAGAATGAAGCCAGAGAGGAAGAACAGTATAGTGTTGGTGGTAAAGGAGGAAATGTCACGTGCTGTACCACCTCTCGTCAGGTTTCTCAATATTCTTAAGCATGGAAATTGATCTTTTTAGCTGTGCCGTCAAATACGGGATTTTTTTTTAGGGTATTAAAATTAAACAATGCtctatttgtttttgttctttacCCTCTCTACATGCTTTTGCCCTATGCTTCCATGTGCAAGGTCCTCAAGATTCTCTCACACTCATACCCACCACACCACATACATGTACTTCCACTAATTGCGGTTTTTATATACGCAATTAAAATGTAGTGACATATGGTTGcttcaaaacatatatatacatagatCCTCAGTCGGTGCGTATGAAGAagtatttgttgggagaggtcaactccttaaatgaatctcagttatCTTGTGAAGATTAGTCTCTACAGTTACACGCGGATATATACTtccatgtacccaaaaaaatataataatttaattatgtttCGAACTGGATTAAAGCCCATGCTCACCACGTCGATTGATTCCAGAGGTATAAGCCTCGACAAGTGAAACATTCATCTAATTCGAACCAATAGATCGTCTCCTCCTAAATGTTAAAAGCCACCCTTGAATTTTTGCGAATCGTAATGACTCTCCAACATTAAATAGTGCAACATATAGTTCGACATTGATGAACGTCGTCTTGTAACAACGGTCACACTTTAATTAACGCTCCAAACGCATTATCACCCCACTATAAAAGGTGTTCTCATGCAACACACGAGATTGCAATTATAATCCTAAATAATTTTCATTCTATACGTTCTCATATTGACTTGAGCATCGAAGTATTCACACGTACTCCACCAACTTTAATTTGTTCGACATCAACCACTTCTTCTAATCATATGCAGATTAACTTGTCttccaatatttttttggtcatgCAAAACCTAGGGTTagaatttaactttttaagatgaataagtaggAGTATCATAGTTCGAACATTGATCTCtatatattacatgcaatgtctctaccaactgagttatgctCATATCGACAATAGTGTTCCTATACTTTAATCATAGATTTTCATATATTATAGATCATTTCAATAGTAGTGAACTAGTATAGTatgatatttaattatttggCACCTTTCATATTAATCCACGTATTTAATTTTCATAATCTAAAATAT from Trifolium pratense cultivar HEN17-A07 linkage group LG5, ARS_RC_1.1, whole genome shotgun sequence encodes:
- the LOC123887479 gene encoding transcription factor BIM1 isoform X1, whose translation is MELPQSRPCGAEGRKSTHDFLSLYSNQTGEQDPRPSAQASYLKTHDFLRPLEQVETKSDTKEEATDEISSVVQNQPPLATPASVEHILPGGIGTYSISHINSYVNNNQRIPKPEASLFTVHQATSADRNDDNSNCSSHTSSGFTLWEESDIKKGKTGKENNVGEKPIIGALCSVADSAAKLGQWTLTERTSQSFSNNLHGSFNSRSSSQTTGQKNQSFMEMMKSAQDCAQDEVLENEGTFFLKRESSNNTQRGELRVRVDGKSTDQKPNTPRSKHSATEQRRRSKINDRFQMLRELIPHSDQKRDKASFLLEVIEYIHFLQEKVHKYEGSFQSWNNEPEKLMPWQRNNDRPAESFQPRGTNSGPNPSPTLLFASKIDEKNTTISPTIHGGPHNLESGLSTPPTAFKTMDHQSGIMNKALPNLISSQPNFFASSQIGGSGGAVSQLRHRLASDAENTIYQPSVETQAMTSTSEKLKEKELTIEGGAISISSVYSKGLLDTLTQALQSSGVDLSQANISVQIELGKQANIRPNVPMSMCVTKDDEDPSKNQRKIRSRVSGSEKSDQALKKLKTCRS
- the LOC123887479 gene encoding transcription factor BIM1 isoform X2; amino-acid sequence: MELPQSRPCGAEGRKSTHDFLSLYSNQTGEQDPRPSAQASYLKTHDFLRPLEQVETKSDTKEEATDEISSVVQNQPPLATPASVEHILPGGIGTYSISHINSYVNNNQRIPKPEASLFTVHQATSADRNDDNSNCSSHTSSGFTLWEESDIKKGKTGKENNVGEKPIIGALCSVADSAAKLGQWTLTERTSQSFSNNLHGSFNSRSSSQTTGQKNQSFMEMMKSAQDCAQDEVLENEGTFFLKRESSNNTQRGELRVRVDGKSTDQKPNTPRSKHSATEQRRRSKINDRFQMLRELIPHSDQKRDKASFLLEVIEYIHFLQEKVHKYEGSFQSWNNEPEKLMPWRNNDRPAESFQPRGTNSGPNPSPTLLFASKIDEKNTTISPTIHGGPHNLESGLSTPPTAFKTMDHQSGIMNKALPNLISSQPNFFASSQIGGSGGAVSQLRHRLASDAENTIYQPSVETQAMTSTSEKLKEKELTIEGGAISISSVYSKGLLDTLTQALQSSGVDLSQANISVQIELGKQANIRPNVPMSMCVTKDDEDPSKNQRKIRSRVSGSEKSDQALKKLKTCRS
- the LOC123887479 gene encoding transcription factor BIM1 isoform X3, giving the protein MELPQSRPCGAEGRKSTHDFLSLYSNQTGEQDPRPSAQASYLKTHDFLRPLEQVETKSDTKEEATDEISSVVQNQPPLATPASVEHILPGGIGTYSISHINSYVNNNQRIPKPEASLFTVHQATSADRNDDNSNCSSHTSSGFTLWEESDIKKGKTGKENNVGEKPIIGVADSAAKLGQWTLTERTSQSFSNNLHGSFNSRSSSQTTGQKNQSFMEMMKSAQDCAQDEVLENEGTFFLKRESSNNTQRGELRVRVDGKSTDQKPNTPRSKHSATEQRRRSKINDRFQMLRELIPHSDQKRDKASFLLEVIEYIHFLQEKVHKYEGSFQSWNNEPEKLMPWQRNNDRPAESFQPRGTNSGPNPSPTLLFASKIDEKNTTISPTIHGGPHNLESGLSTPPTAFKTMDHQSGIMNKALPNLISSQPNFFASSQIGGSGGAVSQLRHRLASDAENTIYQPSVETQAMTSTSEKLKEKELTIEGGAISISSVYSKGLLDTLTQALQSSGVDLSQANISVQIELGKQANIRPNVPMSMCVTKDDEDPSKNQRKIRSRVSGSEKSDQALKKLKTCRS
- the LOC123887479 gene encoding transcription factor BIM1 isoform X4 codes for the protein MELPQSRPCGAEGRKSTHDFLSLYSNQTGEQDPRPSAQASYLKTHDFLRPLEQVETKSDTKEEATDEISSVVQNQPPLATPASVEHILPGGIGTYSISHINSYVNNNQRIPKPEASLFTVHQATSADRNDDNSNCSSHTSSGFTLWEESDIKKGKTGKENNVGEKPIIGVADSAAKLGQWTLTERTSQSFSNNLHGSFNSRSSSQTTGQKNQSFMEMMKSAQDCAQDEVLENEGTFFLKRESSNNTQRGELRVRVDGKSTDQKPNTPRSKHSATEQRRRSKINDRFQMLRELIPHSDQKRDKASFLLEVIEYIHFLQEKVHKYEGSFQSWNNEPEKLMPWRNNDRPAESFQPRGTNSGPNPSPTLLFASKIDEKNTTISPTIHGGPHNLESGLSTPPTAFKTMDHQSGIMNKALPNLISSQPNFFASSQIGGSGGAVSQLRHRLASDAENTIYQPSVETQAMTSTSEKLKEKELTIEGGAISISSVYSKGLLDTLTQALQSSGVDLSQANISVQIELGKQANIRPNVPMSMCVTKDDEDPSKNQRKIRSRVSGSEKSDQALKKLKTCRS
- the LOC123887479 gene encoding transcription factor BIM1 isoform X5, giving the protein MELPQSRPCGAEGRKSTHDFLSLYSNQTGEQDPRPSAQASYLKTHDFLRPLEQVETKSDTKEEATDEISSVVQNQPPLATPASVEHILPGGIGTYSISHINSYVNNNQRIPKPEASLFTVHQATSADRNDDNSNCSSHTSSGFTLWEESDIKKGKTGKENNVGEKPIIGDSAAKLGQWTLTERTSQSFSNNLHGSFNSRSSSQTTGQKNQSFMEMMKSAQDCAQDEVLENEGTFFLKRESSNNTQRGELRVRVDGKSTDQKPNTPRSKHSATEQRRRSKINDRFQMLRELIPHSDQKRDKASFLLEVIEYIHFLQEKVHKYEGSFQSWNNEPEKLMPWQRNNDRPAESFQPRGTNSGPNPSPTLLFASKIDEKNTTISPTIHGGPHNLESGLSTPPTAFKTMDHQSGIMNKALPNLISSQPNFFASSQIGGSGGAVSQLRHRLASDAENTIYQPSVETQAMTSTSEKLKEKELTIEGGAISISSVYSKGLLDTLTQALQSSGVDLSQANISVQIELGKQANIRPNVPMSMCVTKDDEDPSKNQRKIRSRVSGSEKSDQALKKLKTCRS
- the LOC123887479 gene encoding transcription factor BIM1 isoform X6; its protein translation is MELPQSRPCGAEGRKSTHDFLSLYSNQTGEQDPRPSAQASYLKTHDFLRPLEQVETKSDTKEEATDEISSVVQNQPPLATPASVEHILPGGIGTYSISHINSYVNNNQRIPKPEASLFTVHQATSADRNDDNSNCSSHTSSGFTLWEESDIKKGKTGKENNVGEKPIIGDSAAKLGQWTLTERTSQSFSNNLHGSFNSRSSSQTTGQKNQSFMEMMKSAQDCAQDEVLENEGTFFLKRESSNNTQRGELRVRVDGKSTDQKPNTPRSKHSATEQRRRSKINDRFQMLRELIPHSDQKRDKASFLLEVIEYIHFLQEKVHKYEGSFQSWNNEPEKLMPWRNNDRPAESFQPRGTNSGPNPSPTLLFASKIDEKNTTISPTIHGGPHNLESGLSTPPTAFKTMDHQSGIMNKALPNLISSQPNFFASSQIGGSGGAVSQLRHRLASDAENTIYQPSVETQAMTSTSEKLKEKELTIEGGAISISSVYSKGLLDTLTQALQSSGVDLSQANISVQIELGKQANIRPNVPMSMCVTKDDEDPSKNQRKIRSRVSGSEKSDQALKKLKTCRS